CACCATCGTATGCTGAGTCAAATAAGACGACTGCCACCTCTCATTCTCCAAAGTCAAGTCAGTCAATTCAAGCAAAAGCAATAGATCCACATCTATTGAATGGTTTTCGGGTGAAAGAAACTAACAGTGCAACTGTATATTTGGTCATGGATGGTAAAAAAAGAGGCATTGTTAGTGCCGAAGTTTATTTTAAATTATTCAATAATTGGGATGGTATTAGGGAATATCCGTCTCTTAGCAGTATTCCCGATGGGCCAGTCATTGGTGAAAATGCTCAACTGATAAAGTTCCAAAGCAGTGCAACTGTCTACCTTTTGGATGAAGAAAATGGAAGAGTCGTTAAGCGCGGCATCACAAGCGCATCTGTTTTTAACAAATACAATTTTGATTGGAATAAAATTATTGTACTTGCTGACTCTCTAAAGAATGCATTTCCCGACGGTTCCCTACTAGACAAATAAATTGTTTTAACAAAGCTTGATAATAGACACACCTCTTACATTGCGTTAAGAGGTGTGTTGACGTTTCTTACGTTTTTCCTCTTCTCACAAGTAATATTAACTTGTTTATTGATAAGTTTCATTATCGGCTTAGTATTCATTTTTAAGTTTAATAAAAATAAGCCAATGCTTCTTGTTGCAACCTTTTTGACAGTCGCAGTTAGTAGTTTAATTGGACTGGGATTACAAAAGGCTGTCCTGGAAAGAAATACGAATATGTAATGTTTTGTTAAATATAAATTCCCCTTGGTTCACGAACGAAGAAACTACCCCCTCTTGCACCATGCGATCAATAAGGCGCGCTGCATAAATGTAACCGCATCTCAGCTTCCGTTGTAACATGCTCGTAGCGCACTGCTTGGTTTCCTTCACAATCTGTACCGCCTCTTGATACCGTTCTTCAAAATCTGAATACAAGTTACCGTTCATGTCTGATTCCTCCATTTACAAATCGTGTGGTTTGTAAAAAAACTGAATGGAGTTGTAACAAATTACCATTATCTTCGTCCTTAAAGTGTAAGCAGGATCAGTATTTGAATCGGAGGTAATTCATTTTGAACAAAAAACTTTTTAAATCTGGAAACTTAGTAGTTGTTCTGCCTCTCTTATTTGCACTTTTAATTCCTGCAAGTTCCTTACTTGACCCATCACCAGCCCAAAGAAATGAATTTGGATGGAACTTACAAGCCGGTTCTGCCAATGGAATTGTAGCCAAAACTCCAATTGATGTAGCGAGCAATTTGTTTTACAATGATAGGCCATTACGGAATGCACTTGTAAAAGTGACTTACTTTGACAATAACCAAAATGTGAGCATTGTAATGCAACCCTATGAGGATGGATATGAAGGGACTGTTTTCTTCCAAGAATCGGGAAAATATACCCTTCAATTTTCTGTAGAGAAAGGAAATATTATAGGCTCAGAAGATTGGGAAATTGATGTAAAAGAGTAATAATCAATTTCATTTCTTACACTTCTCATCGAGAAGTGTTTTTTCACTTTTAATAATTACCGATTTGTTAAGTGCAGCTACTCTGCCGCCTTCATACCTGCATTGCAGATCGCATCGCATTCTGTTTTACCTTCAACGTCGATTGCGAAGTAACTGTGTCCGTCATAACCCGCGTGGCACTCCCAGACATCAGCCAAATCGTTGTAGAGGATGCCCGCGTTCTTGTACGATTCTTTTAGCTTTGTGAGGATTTGCCACGCATCGGATAAGTTGTGGAGTGGGTCCCAGTCTTTTTCCTTTGTTTTAAGCAAGCCTTACAGCTCTCCTGCATGCCTGCCAAGATCCCATCCCATTACCTTCATTCCCAGCGTTTCAACGATCTGTTGCTCAGTCATGCTGATTCCTCCTTTTTGACCGGAAAGAAACCGCCATTCTCGTTCCTTGCAAAGACAACTCCTGGTACCACCGCGTCATTACTACAATTCTTGTAGCAGCACTTTCCCATCGTTCTTTCCTCCCTAACTAATTAGTAAAGAAACCTCATGTCCACTTACGAATCTAGTCAAAATACCAAAAATCAAAAATTGTAGTGATGCCCTTGTCCCCTCCAACACCTCCTGCATATTTTGGTACAAGGAGGTGATATCTCTCATGGCAACACAGCCGATTACAATCGGGGCAAATAGCATTTGCACGGATCGGAGACCGATTTTTCCTAATTGTTGAAGTGGAAGCAAAGGCGCCTGGTGTTGAAATTGACCCCGTTTTTGCGGTTCGTACAACGCCCCAACAGGCGAGGGCACTCATTAATGCAGGTGTAATGCGTACTATTATTCAGAACACACGACCGCGAGCCCGCCCAGGATTGAGTGTTGAATTTAAAGGTGTACTGTTCGCTAATGGTCGGTTTTTCTCAGTCTTTGACGTTGAAAACTCAACAGATACTTCAGTACTTGTTAGAATCAGCCGTCAACGAGCGCAAAGGCTTATCCGCAATGGAGCACGGAGAATTAAAGTTATTAGAAGACCTTTCTAACCATTTCACTAAGAGACTGTTAACCTGCACAAGATTAAACCTATCTTGCTGCAGGTTTTTTTGATGGAGTTGAATGGAATGAAAC
This genomic stretch from Brevibacillus sp. DP1.3A harbors:
- a CDS encoding DNA translocase FtsK, which encodes MNGNLYSDFEERYQEAVQIVKETKQCATSMLQRKLRCGYIYAARLIDRMVQEGVVSSFVNQGEFIFNKTLHIRISFQDSLL